One part of the Rutidosis leptorrhynchoides isolate AG116_Rl617_1_P2 chromosome 1, CSIRO_AGI_Rlap_v1, whole genome shotgun sequence genome encodes these proteins:
- the LOC139891135 gene encoding uncharacterized protein, which yields MSRIDRVLISPNVVNIFNDLKLVTLIKGWSDHLPLLVRSDKMDFGPIPFKCYHSWNSCEDFHEVVVNATDEAFGDPNNTLHDKMKIVKNHIKVWAKAKRDAGDQKKNVLMGRIHELEAQVEANNVGTDELQEILNERLNVVKELDKIEFVESIDLIQKARAKWDVKGDENSQYFHCLIKQRRKTQMINGININGNWITEPVVIKNAFFDFYKEKFSRPTYMFSNPGFTAANIITDNDRCALEDNVSEDEIRDAVWDCGINKSPGPDGFFFRFYKEILEHFKN from the coding sequence ATGAGCCGAATCGATCGGGTTTTAATTTCTCCTAATGTTGTTAATATCTTTAATGACTTGAAATTGGTGACTTTGATAAAAGGTTGGTCGGATCATCTTCCATTGTTAGTTCGTAGCGACAAAATGGATTTTGGTCCAATTCCATTCAAATGTTACCATTCTTGGAATAGTTGTGAAGACTTTCATGAGGTAGTTGTAAATGCCACTGATGAGGCTTTTGGTGATCCTAACAATACCTTGCATGATAAAATGAAGATAGTCAAAAATCATATCAAAGTCTGGGCCAAGGCTAAACGTGATGCTGGGGATCAAAAGAAAAATGTTTTAATGGGTCGGATCCATGAGCTTGAAGCCCAAGTTGAGGCAAATAACGTGGGTACTGATGAGCTACAGGAGATTCTTAATGAAAGGTTGAATGTGGTTAAGGAGTTAGACAAAATAGAATTTGTTGAATCTATTGATTTAATTCAAAAGGCACGTGCAAAATGGGACGTGAAAGGGGACGAGAACTCTCAATATTTTCATTGTCTCATTAAACAAAGACGTAAAACGCAGATGATTAATGGTATTAACATTAATGGGAATTGGATAACGGAGCCAGTGGTCATTAAAAATGCATTTTTTGATTTTTATAAGGAAAAGTTTTCGCGTCCAACATATATGTTTTCGAATCCTGGATTCACGGCTGCTAATATAATTACAGATAATGATCGGTGTGCTCTTGAAGACAACGTTTCGGAGGATGAGATAAGGGATGCAGTTTGGGATTGTGGGATCAATAAATCTCCCGGTCCCGATGGTTTTTTCTTTCGCTTTTATAAAGAAATTCTGGAACATTTTAAAAACTGA